A stretch of DNA from Maridesulfovibrio sp.:
AGTGACTACACGGTGCAATATGAATTGTTCTATGTGCGTGAAGTATGCCCCGGACAGCCTTATCAGGGAGGCTGACCTTGAATTCGAGTTGTTCAAAAAACTAGGTCCGGGCCTGAAGCATTGTGAGATGCTGGTCCTCAACGGCATAGGTGAACCGCTGCTGCATCCGCAACTTACGGACATGGCCGCTTTTGCCCGGTCTCATATGCCGGAAAAGGGCCGGATAGGCTTTCAGACCAATGCGCTGCTTTTGACCGAAAGGTCGGCAGATGATCTGGTGGAAGCCGGGGTGGACACATTCTGCGTTTCCGTGGATTCTCTTGATTCTGAAAGCAGTGTCTGCACGGAACTGCACGGCCAGTGCAGCGTGGACAGGCTGGCACGCAGTTTCGGACTGCTGCGTTCAGCTGCGGACAAGAAGGGGAAACGAATTCATACCGGGGTCGAATTCGTTCTTATGAAAGATACTTACAGACAACTCCCGTCCGTAATCGAGTGGGCTGCGGAGCAGGGGGCCGAGTTCGTTATCTGTTCGCACATGCTTGCTTATGCCGCCGGCTTGCAGGATCAGTCTCTTTTCAATCCAAATACCGCCGCTGCGACTGCGGTTTTCGATAGGTGGCAGGCCAAGGCGCGGGAAATAGGGATGGACCTTCACGAGTATTTCGATGTCCTCTGGAAAAGAAGAAAGCCCGAACAGCGCAAAGACTATCTCGCTTTGGGAAATATGATGCGTGCGGAGGCAACCGGAGACGGAATCTGGCTGCATCTGGCAAGTCTGCTGGAGTGGGACAGGAAAATCCGCTCCGATGAATACGCTGATGTCCGGCAAGTCTATGAGGAGTCTGCCCGTATAGCCGGGAAGCTGGGACTGGAACTGCACCTCCCCCCGCTGATGGCGACTGATGAACTTAGGTGTGCTTTTGTGGAAGATGGAGCGGTTTTCGTCACTTCCGAAGGCGATGTTAGCCCATGCCAGTTTTTATGGCACGGATATACCTGTTATCTGGACGGAAACGAAAAAGTTATCAGGCCTCGGGTTTTCGGAAATCTTGCGGACCGGGAACTGCTGGATATCTGGCGTTCCGCGGAATATTCAGAGTTCCGCAATGATGTTCTGGCCTATGAATATCCGTACTGTTCGAACTGCCCGATGGTGCCTTGCGATGATATTGTCGGCAGGGATTTTGAATTTGAATGCGATTGTTTCGGGGTCAGAGTTCCTTGCGGGCACTGCCCGTGGTCCATGGGCGGGCTGAAATGTCTGCTCTGATGACCGGCCTGTTCTGATCTGATCGGGATAGGAATGCTGCTTAAAACCGGGAGCGGAGAAGCTTTGTGCTTTTCCGCTCCCGATTTTTTATGATCAACTGTCTTTTGTCCGCAAGTCCGGGGCCGGCTGTTATTCTCTGGAAGCCATATCTGTTACGTAGAGTTCAACTTCCTTGGATTTCATAAGGTCCTGGAACACCTGAGGAGGCTTGCGGTCGGTGAATATTGCATCTATCTCGGAAAGGTCGGCGATGCGGACCATGGCGTTCCTGTTGAACTTGGTGTGGTCGGTAACCAGAAATATGTTCCGGGCATTGTTGATGATTTCGCGGGCTACACGGACTTCGTGGTAATCGTAGTCCAGCAGGGTTCCGTCCTCGTCAATACCGGATACGCCTATAATTCCGTAATCCACCTTGAACTGTTTGATGAATTCCACGGTGGCTTCACCGGTTACACCCTTGTCCCGCTGGCGGACCATGCCGCCTGCAACGATCACTTCACAGTCGTTTTCGCTCATGGTCAGAGCTACATTGAGATTGTTGGTTATCACGCGCAGGGACTTGTGCCCGGAAAGTGCTTTGGCCACCTCTTCGGTGGTAGTTCCCAGGTTTATGAACAGTGATGCCCGGTCCGGAATAAGCTTGGCCACCATTTCAGCGATAAGCCTTTTTTCCTGATGCAGGATATTCCGTCTGGCGCTGTAGTCCACGTTTTCAACACTGGAGGCCCTTCCTGCTCCGCCATGAAAACGCTGCAGCAGCTTGTATTTGCACAGCTTGTTGATGTCTCGCCGAATCGTCTGGGGCGTCACTTCAAAGTGCTGGGCCAGAGTTTCGATGGGGGCGAATCCGCGCTCATTGACGATATCAAAAATTTCGCGCTGTCTTCTGGACAAGGCGTCGAG
This window harbors:
- a CDS encoding radical SAM/SPASM family putative metalloenzyme maturase, whose protein sequence is MVEADPGLSDAGNFPARMQVEVTTRCNMNCSMCVKYAPDSLIREADLEFELFKKLGPGLKHCEMLVLNGIGEPLLHPQLTDMAAFARSHMPEKGRIGFQTNALLLTERSADDLVEAGVDTFCVSVDSLDSESSVCTELHGQCSVDRLARSFGLLRSAADKKGKRIHTGVEFVLMKDTYRQLPSVIEWAAEQGAEFVICSHMLAYAAGLQDQSLFNPNTAAATAVFDRWQAKAREIGMDLHEYFDVLWKRRKPEQRKDYLALGNMMRAEATGDGIWLHLASLLEWDRKIRSDEYADVRQVYEESARIAGKLGLELHLPPLMATDELRCAFVEDGAVFVTSEGDVSPCQFLWHGYTCYLDGNEKVIRPRVFGNLADRELLDIWRSAEYSEFRNDVLAYEYPYCSNCPMVPCDDIVGRDFEFECDCFGVRVPCGHCPWSMGGLKCLL
- a CDS encoding DeoR/GlpR family DNA-binding transcription regulator, which produces MSRRQREIFDIVNERGFAPIETLAQHFEVTPQTIRRDINKLCKYKLLQRFHGGAGRASSVENVDYSARRNILHQEKRLIAEMVAKLIPDRASLFINLGTTTEEVAKALSGHKSLRVITNNLNVALTMSENDCEVIVAGGMVRQRDKGVTGEATVEFIKQFKVDYGIIGVSGIDEDGTLLDYDYHEVRVAREIINNARNIFLVTDHTKFNRNAMVRIADLSEIDAIFTDRKPPQVFQDLMKSKEVELYVTDMASRE